A genomic stretch from Marinimicrobium sp. C6131 includes:
- a CDS encoding cold-shock protein has protein sequence MSTVTGTVKWFNEAKGFGFIEQESGPDVFAHFSAIQGTGFKTLAEGQKVSFTVTQGQKGPQAENIQPM, from the coding sequence ATGTCTACAGTTACTGGTACCGTTAAGTGGTTCAACGAAGCAAAAGGTTTTGGTTTCATTGAGCAGGAGTCCGGTCCGGACGTTTTCGCTCACTTCAGCGCCATTCAGGGCACTGGCTTCAAAACCCTGGCCGAAGGCCAGAAAGTAAGCTTCACCGTGACTCAGGGCCAGAAAGGTCCTCAGGCGGAAAACATCCAGCCTATGTAA